The nucleotide window GAAGAAATTCTCGGCGCAGCCGATGCGCCCAGCTACACCAAGAGCACCGACATTCTGGAAGTGTGGTTTGACTCGGGCTCCAGCTTCCAGCACGTACTGCGCGGCAGCCACAAAGATGCCTATGGCCGCCCACCCTTCCACACCGAAGGCCCCGAGGCCGATCTGTACCTGGAAGGCCACGACCAGCACCGCGGCTGGTTCCACAGCTCGTTGCTCTTGGGCTGCGCGCTGTACGACCGCGCACCGTACAAAGGCCTGTTGACCCACGGATTCACGGTGGACAGCAAGGGCATCAAGATGAGCAAGAGCCTGAAAAATGGCATTGAGCCACAGGCGGTTAGCAACAAACTGGGAGCCGAAATCATTCGCCTGTGGGTTGCCGCGAGCGACTACTCCGGCGATATTGCCGGCGACGACAAGATCCTGGCCCGCGTGGTGGACACCTACCGCCGTGTGCGCAATACGCTGAAGTTCTTGCTGGCCAACGTCAGCGACTTTGACCCGGCGAAGGACACGGTCGCGTACGAAGACCTATTGGAAATAGACAAGTACGCGCTTTCCTATGCGGCAAGACTACAAACTGAAATTCGCGCACACTTTGATGTGTATGAGTTTCATCCGGTGGTCTCCAAGTTGCAGTTGTACTGCTCAGAACACTTGGGTGCTTTCTACCTGGACGTACTGAAAGATCGTCTTTACACCACGGCGCCAAAATCTCTTGCACGCCGCAGTGCACAAACGGTATTGCACCAAATTACCCACGCTCTGCTGCGGTGGATGGCACCTTTCTTGAGTTTCACTGCAGAAGAAGCATGGGGAGGTTTTGGAACCTCAGAATCCATTTTCTTAGAGACTTTTACAGACCTTGGGCATCCTGATCGCAAACTACTGGATAAATGGAAAAGCATTCAAGACGTTCGAGACCTAGCGAACAAGCTGATTGAAACCAAGCGCACTGAAGGTGCCTTGGGCGCGTCACTTCAAGCTGAAGTAACGATCCAATGCGACGGCGTTTTGTTCGAAGCGCTGAACTCTCTTGGAGAAGATCTGAAGTTTGTATTTATCACTTCAAGTGCAACTTTGATTCAAACAGCAGGGGTTGGTATAACGATCACCGTAAAGACCAGCGACGGCACGAAATGCGAGCGCTGCTGGCACTACCGCAGCGACATTGGCATGGATACTGCGCACCCCACCCTGTGCGGCCGCTGCACCAGCAACCTGTACGGTGCCGGCGAAACCCGGACGTTTGCTTAATGGCCCGCGGCTTCAAACCCACGGGTGGTGCAAGCAACGTTCTGTGGCAATGGCTGGGCCTGGCCTTCATCTTGCTATTGGTAGACCAGTTCACCAAAATCCTGGTCCTGGGCTACTACCACCTGGGCGACAGCACCTACGTGACCAGCTTCTTCAACGTGGTGCGGGTGCACAACACAGGCGCGGCGTTTTCGTTTTTGGCGGGAGCGTCGGGCTGGCAACGCTGGTTCTTCACCGCGCTGGGCGTGGTGGCGGCCGCGGTGATCATCTGGATGCTCAAATCCCACCCGGGGCAAAAGCTGTTCAGCTTTGCCATGGCCTGCATTCTGGGCGGCGCCATTGGTAACGTGATTGACCGCCTGGCCTATGGCTACGTGGTGGACTTTCTGGACTTCCACTGGCGGGGCATGCATTTCCCCGCCTTCAATGTGGCGGACAGTGCGATTTCGATAGGCGCTGTTTGCCTGATACTGGACGAACTGCTGCGCGTGCGCAAAACCCGCTGACACAGGGACAGCCCACAGCGCAGCAGATGAAGGATTGTTTGTGACGCATTTGCTGAATCTGTTTGCCGCGATTGCCCTGCTGGTGTGGGGCACGCACTTGGTCCGTACCGGCATCCTGCGCGTGTTTGGCGCCAACCTGCGCAGCATCCTCGCGCACAGCACGGGCAACCGCTTTGCGGCCGTGGTGTCGGGCATCGGGGTCACCGCCGTGGTGCAGTCCAGTACCGCCACCGCACTCATCGTCTCGGCGTTTGTCGGCCAGGGACTCATGAGCCTGCCCTCCGCGCTTGCCGTGATGCTGGGCGCTGACATTGGCACCAGCCTGATGGCCGTGGTGTTCTCGCGCGACCTGTCCT belongs to Rhodoferax saidenbachensis and includes:
- the lspA gene encoding signal peptidase II, whose product is MARGFKPTGGASNVLWQWLGLAFILLLVDQFTKILVLGYYHLGDSTYVTSFFNVVRVHNTGAAFSFLAGASGWQRWFFTALGVVAAAVIIWMLKSHPGQKLFSFAMACILGGAIGNVIDRLAYGYVVDFLDFHWRGMHFPAFNVADSAISIGAVCLILDELLRVRKTR